Proteins encoded together in one Telopea speciosissima isolate NSW1024214 ecotype Mountain lineage chromosome 4, Tspe_v1, whole genome shotgun sequence window:
- the LOC122660409 gene encoding protein RTE1-HOMOLOG isoform X1 yields the protein MMELNIDPDDELMPKRIILEKMQIDPRRARFPFCIVWTPLPVISWFLPFIGHIGICREDGVILDFAGPNFVCVDNFTFGAVARYIQLNREEQCCVSPFAEHEIPDRYGQSDLVTEMMTWDDALRKSTQEFQHHSYSLFTCNCHSFVANNLNRLGYGGTGRWNVVNLATFIFLKGHWVSKGAIVKSFLPFVLVLSLGLMFGGWTFLIGLAFFALILVGWFLLGTYFFQGLIQL from the exons ATGATGGAATTAAATATAGATCCTGATGATGAGCTAATGCCCAAGAGAATTATTCTAGAAAAAATGCAAATTGATCCAAGAAGAGCTCGTTTTCCCTTCTGTATTGTATGGACACCCCTCCCTGTCATTTCATGGTTCCTACCTTTCATTGGCCACATTGGTATCTGCCGAGAAGATGGGGTCATCTTGGACTTTGCAGGACCCAATTTTGTATGTGTGGACAACTTTACGTTTGGGGCAGTGGCCCGCTACATCCAGTTAAACAGAGAAGAG CAGTGCTGTGTTTCTCCTTTTGCTGAGCATGAAATTCCTGATAGATATGGACAGAGTGATCTTGTTACTGAGATGATGACATGGGATGATGCACTACGGAAGAGCACACAGGAATTCCAGCACCATTCATACAGCTTATTTACCTGTAATTGCCACTCCTTTGTTGCAAATAATCTTAATAGGTTGGGCTATGGTGGCACTGGCAGGTGGAATGTGGTGAACCTGGCAACATTTATCTTTCTCAAGGGACATTGGGTTAGTAAAGGAGCTATTGTGAAGTCCTTTTTACCATTTGTTCTAGTTCTTAGCCTAGGGCTAATGTTCGGTGGTTGGACCTTTCTCATTGGGTTGGCTTTCTTTGCCCTCATTCTTGTTGGTTGGTTTCTTCTTGGTACGTATTTCTTCCAGGGTCTGATCCAGTTGTAG
- the LOC122660404 gene encoding thioredoxin H-type, producing the protein MAEEGQVIGCHTVEAWNEQLQKGNESKKLVVVDFTASWCGPCRFIAPVLAEMAKKLPHIIFLKVDVDELKSVATDWAVEAMPTFMFLKEGKIVDKIVGAKKDELQQKLVLHAAA; encoded by the exons ATGGCAGAAGAGGGACAAGTGATCGGTTGTCACACCGTTGAAGCTTGGAACGAACAACTTCAAAAGGGAAACGAATCCAAGAAACTG GTGGTGGTGGATTTCACTGCTTCATGGTGTGGACCTTGCCGATTTATTGCACCTGTCTTGGCTGAGATGGCCAAGAAGCTGCCTCACATCATTTTCCTCAAGGTTGATGTGGACGAACTTAAG TCTGTTGCAACAGATTGGGCAGTGGAGGCTATGCCAACCTTCATGTTCCTGAAAGAAGGGAAGATAGTTGACAAGATTGTGGGTGCAAAGAAAGATGAGCTGCAGCAGAAACTTGTATTGCATGCTGCTGCATAA
- the LOC122660409 gene encoding protein RTE1-HOMOLOG isoform X2, with protein sequence MMELNIDPDDELMPKRIILEKMQIDPRRARFPFCIVWTPLPVISWFLPFIGHIGICREDGVILDFAGPNFVCVDNFTFGAVARYIQLNREECCVSPFAEHEIPDRYGQSDLVTEMMTWDDALRKSTQEFQHHSYSLFTCNCHSFVANNLNRLGYGGTGRWNVVNLATFIFLKGHWVSKGAIVKSFLPFVLVLSLGLMFGGWTFLIGLAFFALILVGWFLLGTYFFQGLIQL encoded by the exons ATGATGGAATTAAATATAGATCCTGATGATGAGCTAATGCCCAAGAGAATTATTCTAGAAAAAATGCAAATTGATCCAAGAAGAGCTCGTTTTCCCTTCTGTATTGTATGGACACCCCTCCCTGTCATTTCATGGTTCCTACCTTTCATTGGCCACATTGGTATCTGCCGAGAAGATGGGGTCATCTTGGACTTTGCAGGACCCAATTTTGTATGTGTGGACAACTTTACGTTTGGGGCAGTGGCCCGCTACATCCAGTTAAACAGAGAAGAG TGCTGTGTTTCTCCTTTTGCTGAGCATGAAATTCCTGATAGATATGGACAGAGTGATCTTGTTACTGAGATGATGACATGGGATGATGCACTACGGAAGAGCACACAGGAATTCCAGCACCATTCATACAGCTTATTTACCTGTAATTGCCACTCCTTTGTTGCAAATAATCTTAATAGGTTGGGCTATGGTGGCACTGGCAGGTGGAATGTGGTGAACCTGGCAACATTTATCTTTCTCAAGGGACATTGGGTTAGTAAAGGAGCTATTGTGAAGTCCTTTTTACCATTTGTTCTAGTTCTTAGCCTAGGGCTAATGTTCGGTGGTTGGACCTTTCTCATTGGGTTGGCTTTCTTTGCCCTCATTCTTGTTGGTTGGTTTCTTCTTGGTACGTATTTCTTCCAGGGTCTGATCCAGTTGTAG
- the LOC122658689 gene encoding beta-galactosidase 3-like produces METNSVSKLLSLFCLALFMGLVQSSVTYDRKAVIINGQRKILISGSIHYPRSTPDMWGDLIQKAKDGGLDVVDTYVFWNVHEPSPGNYNFEDRYDLVRFIKTVQGAGLYVHLRIGPYICGEWNFGGFPVWLKYVPGISFRTDNEPFKMAMQGFVQKIVQMMKSEKLFESQGGPIILSQIENEYGPEGKAFGAAGHAYMSWAANMAVGLGTGVPWVMCKEEDAPDPVINSCNGFYCDAFTPNRPYKPTMWTEAWSGWFTEFGGTVHQRPVQDLAFAVARFIQKGGSFVNYYMFHGGTNFGRTAGGPFITTSYDYDAPIDEYGLIRQPKYGHLKELHRAVKLCERALVSADPIVTSLGDFQQAYVFSSKSGDCAAFLSNNNPRSAARVMFNNMHYNLPPWSISILPDCRNAVFNTAKVGAQTSQMQMLSTNAELLSWETYDEDVSSLNDNSVMTAVGLLEQINVTRDTSDYLWYITSVEVGSQESFLRGGNYPTLTVQSTGHALHVFINGQISGSAFGSRENRRFTFNGKISNLRAGTNRIALLSIAVGLPNVGAHFEAWNTGVLGPVVLQGLDQGKKDLSWQKWAYQVGLKGETMNLASPNGISSVEWMSASLVEQGQQPLTWYKSYFNAPEGNEPLALDMGSMGKGQVWINGQSIGRYWTAWANGNCNGCSYSGTFRPPKCQTGCGQPTQRWYHVPRSWLKPTQNLLVVFEELGGDVSRISLVKRSVTSVCADVSEWHPNIKNWHIESYGKTEEVRKPKVHLRCAVGQSISTIKFASFGTPFGTCGSFQQGTCHAPTSYDILQKKCIGRQICSVTISNSNFGADPCPNVLKRLSVEAVCAPTTVTTSQPNSRG; encoded by the exons ATGGAAACTAACTCAGTTTCCAAGTTACTTTCCTTGTTCTGCTTGGCGTTGTTTATGGGTTTGGTCCAGTCTAGTGTGACTTACGATCGGAAGGCTGTTATCATTAATGGGCAGAGGAAAATCCTCATCTCCGGCTCCATACACTATCCGAGGAGCACCCCTGAT ATGTGGGGAGATCTCATACAGAAAGctaaagatggagggttggatGTTGTAGACACCTACGTTTTCTGGAACGTACATGAACCTTCCCCCGGCAAT TACAATTTTGAGGACAGATACGATCTGGTTCGATTCATAAAGACGGTGCAGGGAGCAGGACTCTATGTTCATCTTCGCATTGGCCCTTACATTTGTGGAGAGTGGAATTTTGG TGGGTTCCCTGTCTGGTTGAAGTATGTTCCAGGTATCAGCTTCCGAACGGACAATGAACCCTTTAAG ATGGCAATGCAAGGGTTCGTCCAAAAGATTGTGCAGATGATGAAGAGTGAGAAGCTTTTTGAGTCCCAGGGTGGCCCCATTATTCTTTCCCAA ATTGAAAACGAGTATGGGCCAGAGGGCAAGGCATTTGGAGCTGCTGGTCATGCCTATATGTCTTGGGCTGCAAATATGGCTGTTGGATTGGGCACAGGGGTCCCATGGGTGATGTGCAAGGAAGAGGACGCCCCTGATCCGGTG ATAAACTCATGCAATGGTTTTTATTGCGATGCCTTTACTCCCAACAGACCTTACAAGCCTACAATGTGGACAGAGGCTTGGAGTGGCTG GTTCACGGAGTTTGGTGGTACAGTCCACCAGCGACCAGTTCAAGATTTGGCATTTGCAGTTGCTCGCTTCATACAAAAGGGAGGTTCCTTTGTTAATTACTACATG TTCCATGGAGGAACCAACTTTGGACGCACTGCTGGTGGCCCGTTTATCACTACCAGCTATGACTACGACGCTCCCATTGATGAATATG GTTTGATCAGGCAACCTAAATATGGACATTTGAAGGAGCTCCATAGGGCTGTTAAGCTTTGTGAGCGAGCTTTAGTTTCAGCAGATCCTATTGTTACTTCTCTAGGAGACTTTCAGCAG GCCTATGTGTTCTCTTCCAAGTCTGGAGATTGTGCAGCTTTTCTCTCAAACAACAATCCACGTTCTGCTGCAAGGGTGATGTTCAATAATATGCATTACAACCTGCCACCTTGGTCTATCAGCATCCTTCCTGATTGTAGAAATGCAGTCTTTAACACTGCAAAG GTTGGAGCTCAGACATCACAGATGCAAATGTTGTCCACTAATGCTGAGTTGCTATCCTGGGAAACTTATGACGAAGATGTTTCTTCACTTAATGACAATTCAGTGATGACTGCTGTTGGTCTCTTGGAGCAGATAAATGTAACCAGGGATACAAGCGATTATCTGTGGTACATAACTAG TGTTGAAGTTGGTTCACAAGAATCATTTTTGCGTGGGGGGAACTACCCAACTCTCACTGTGCAGTCAACGGGACATGCTTTACATGTCTTTATCAATGGACAGATTTCAG GGTCTGCCTTCGGGTCCAGGGAGAATAGGAGATTTACATTTAACGGAAAAATTAGCAACCTGCGTGCCGGAACAAACAGAATTGCACTCCTCAGTATAGCTGTTGGATTACCA AATGTTGGAGCACATTTTGAAGCATGGAACACTGGAGTTCTGGGTCCGGTTGTGCTGCAAGGTCTTGACCAGGGGAAAAAGGATTTGAGTTGGCAGAAATGGGCCTACCAG GTTGGCTTGAAAGGAGAGACCATGAATCTTGCTTCTCCAAATGGAATTTCTTCTGTTGAGTGGATGAGTGCATCATTAGTCGAACAGGGACAGCAGCCATTGACATGGTATAAG TCATACTTTAATGCTCCTGAAGGAAATGAACCATTGGCATTAGACATGGGGAGTATGGGAAAGGGTCAAGTATGGATCAATGGGCAGAGCATAGGTAGATATTGGACTGCTTGGGCCAATGGTAATTGCAATGGATGTAGTTATTCTGGAACTTTCAGACCACCTAAGTGTCAAACTGGATGTGGCCAACCAACCCAGCGATG GTATCATGTGCCACGTTCATGGTTAAAGCCAACCCAAAATCTTTTGGTAGTTTTCGAGGAACTTGGTGGTGATGTTTCAAGAATTTCACTTGTGAAGAGATCGGTGACCAGTGTCTGTGCAGATGTGTCCGAATGGCACCCCAACATAAAGAATTGGCATATCGAAAGCTATGGCAAAACAGAAGAGGTACGCAAACCAAAGGTTCACTTGAGGTGTGCAGTGGGACAATCCATCTCTACCATTAAATTCGCAAGCTTTGGCACACCTTTTGGCACTTGTGGAAGTTTTCAGCAGGGAACCTGCCATGCTCCAACCTCATATGACATCTTACAGAAG aagTGCATAGGGCGGCAGATATGCTCAGTAACCATATCCAACAGTAACTTTGGAGCAGACCCATGTCCGAATGTGCTGAAGCGACTATCAGTGGAAGCTGTTTGTGCCCCCACAACTGTGACAACCAGTCAACCCAACTCAAGGGGTTGA